GATGATCGACAGCGCGATGTTGAAGGCCAGCAGCAGGTCCAGGATGACCCGCGGCAGCGGAAGCAGCATGATCATCAGCACGCCGACGACGCAGAGCGACATCAGGACGTCGGAGTGTCGCAAGAGCTGGAGCAGGGATTGATTCGGGGATTCCGTCACGACATCGTCTCTTCAGGCGCGATCCAGCCCGCCCATCATGTGGTCCCGACCCGCAGGCCTTTGGCCCGGTAGACCAGCGCCAGGATTTCCGCCACCGCGCGATAGAGGTCGGCCGGGATTTCCTGTCCGATCCGGACCAGCTTGTACAGGCTGCGGGCGACCATCGGTTGCTCCACGATCATGATTCCGTGCTCGCGCGCCACCTCCTTGATCCGCTCGGCGAGCAGTTCGGCCCCCTTCGCCACCACCACCGGCGCCTTCATGGCCCGCTGGTCGTACCGCAAGGCCACCGCGATATGCGTCGGGTTGGTCACCACGACATCCGCCTGGGGCACCGCCGCCATCATCCGCTGCCGGGCCATCTGGCGCTGGAGGGTCTTGATCCGCGAGCGGACCAGCGGATCGCCTTCCGATTCGCGTGTCTCGTCTTTGACTTCCTGGCGCGTCATTCTGAGATTGCGGCTCCATTCGAAGCGCTGATAGCCGTAGTCCGCCACCGCCAACGCCGTCAGCGCGAGCCCGACCCAGAGCGACACGCTCAACAATAGCCATCCCGTGGCGCCGAGCAGGTGATCGACACCCCGCTGAACCCACAA
The DNA window shown above is from Nitrospira tepida and carries:
- the flhB gene encoding flagellar biosynthesis protein FlhB → MAEQAGARTEPASARRKAEARRKGQVPFSRDLSMALVLMAALGVLSLTSEATIQALLRILREWWSMAADPRSWSAATAEMLQAAMLKMGSDSLIILLPVLACVLVMATGATVAQTGLLWKQDAFGFDLSRISPIAGLQRLCSLRAVVELAKAGLKVVVVAVAGYLAIRTDVESLPLWVQRGVDHLLGATGWLLLSVSLWVGLALTALAVADYGYQRFEWSRNLRMTRQEVKDETRESEGDPLVRSRIKTLQRQMARQRMMAAVPQADVVVTNPTHIAVALRYDQRAMKAPVVVAKGAELLAERIKEVAREHGIMIVEQPMVARSLYKLVRIGQEIPADLYRAVAEILALVYRAKGLRVGTT